A single window of Cetobacterium sp. 8H DNA harbors:
- a CDS encoding ABC transporter substrate-binding protein: MNTLKLIILFAFMISNLIFGKDILHKNEVFNIAQESDPRTFDPHFGNDGFSLRINRLIYSRLFEKDSNMNTIPGVIKNYKIIDNKNIDFTLKDNVRFQNGENLTSEDVKFSFERMKNSPRISAVLPPVQEIIVKDEKNFTMKLSKPFSPIIDQLTHPALSIVSKRYLEGNPKILINKPMGSGKYILKEWSPGEGLTLERFENYFKDKPSYKTIHIKIVPLATNRTFTLETGEVDLAFALPIQDKEVIDRNPNLTYLSKPSFSYTYVGLNLNKEIFKDMDIRKAINLAIDKKTILDVVLNGHGKIANSPVAEGVNGYNKNLKEIFYNKDEAIKLMKNRNFNLTLATMNNNIDIQTAELIAGYLKEIGISVQIYVLEPNIYWTKTNQGEFDMFIGSWGSVTGDSDYALYPTHHSTSFGAPGNRTFFNDKKVDFLLDKARNTLNQNERNEIYMQIQELIVQSHSEVMLFYRDLNGGINNKIKGFDLYPIPIHDYSLGTIH, translated from the coding sequence ATGAATACTCTAAAACTAATCATACTATTTGCTTTTATGATTAGCAATTTAATATTTGGAAAAGATATTTTGCATAAAAATGAAGTATTTAATATTGCCCAAGAATCCGACCCAAGAACATTTGATCCACACTTTGGAAACGATGGATTTTCTCTTAGAATAAATCGTTTAATCTACTCTAGATTATTCGAAAAAGATTCAAATATGAATACTATCCCAGGTGTTATAAAAAATTATAAAATTATAGATAATAAAAATATTGATTTTACTTTAAAAGATAATGTTCGTTTTCAAAATGGTGAAAATTTAACGTCTGAGGATGTTAAATTTTCTTTTGAACGTATGAAAAACTCTCCTAGGATTTCTGCGGTTCTTCCTCCTGTACAAGAAATTATAGTTAAAGATGAAAAGAATTTTACTATGAAATTATCAAAACCATTTTCACCTATAATTGATCAGCTTACCCATCCTGCACTAAGTATTGTAAGCAAACGATACCTCGAAGGAAATCCCAAAATTTTAATAAATAAACCTATGGGTAGCGGAAAATATATTTTAAAAGAGTGGTCTCCTGGAGAAGGGTTAACACTTGAAAGGTTTGAAAATTATTTTAAAGATAAACCTAGTTATAAGACAATACATATAAAAATAGTGCCTTTAGCTACAAATAGAACTTTTACTTTAGAAACGGGAGAAGTAGATTTAGCTTTCGCTCTGCCAATTCAAGACAAAGAAGTTATTGATAGAAACCCAAACTTAACATATCTTTCAAAACCATCTTTTTCTTATACTTATGTAGGATTAAATTTAAATAAAGAAATTTTTAAAGATATGGATATTAGAAAAGCTATTAATTTAGCTATTGATAAAAAAACGATATTAGATGTTGTTCTAAATGGACATGGTAAAATTGCTAATTCACCTGTTGCTGAGGGTGTTAATGGTTATAATAAAAATCTAAAGGAGATTTTTTATAATAAAGATGAAGCTATAAAATTAATGAAAAATCGAAATTTTAATCTTACTTTAGCCACAATGAATAACAATATTGACATTCAAACTGCTGAGCTTATTGCGGGTTATTTAAAAGAAATTGGAATATCTGTACAAATATATGTTTTAGAACCTAATATATATTGGACAAAGACAAACCAAGGTGAATTTGATATGTTCATTGGCTCTTGGGGAAGTGTCACAGGTGATTCCGATTATGCATTATACCCAACACACCATTCAACATCCTTTGGTGCTCCAGGAAACAGAACTTTTTTCAATGATAAAAAAGTAGATTTCTTATTAGATAAAGCTAGAAATACTCTAAATCAAAATGAAAGAAATGAAATTTATATGCAAATACAAGAGTTAATTGTCCAAAGTCACAGTGAAGTTATGCTTTTTTACAGAGACTTAAATGGAGGAATCAATAACAAAATTAAGGGATTTGACCTATACCCTATTCCTATTCATGACTACTCATTAGGAACTATTCATTAA
- the asrC gene encoding sulfite reductase subunit C has product MALELNRKSFTKNAYRITKERKKTALRVRVPGGEITAELLLKISEIASKYGNGKVHITTRQGFEIKGIDIEKISEVNKEIQILIDGFGINQPNGEGNGYPAAGTRNITACIGNGVCPKAQYNTTEFAKKIEKEIFPNDFHFKVALTGCPNDCIKARMHDFGIIGMAHPIYEKERCVSCGACVKKCKGLSTGALRAENYTVIREHSKCIGCGECVINCPTSAWVRDEKKYYRLSIMGRTGKKNPRLAEDWLLWADEESIIKIIKNTYKYVDKYINRALPKEHIGYIVDRTGFQEFKKMALEGVNLESISIQRNTVNWNGVIYSGAENDIGK; this is encoded by the coding sequence ATGGCTTTAGAATTGAATAGAAAAAGTTTTACAAAAAATGCATATAGAATAACAAAAGAGAGAAAAAAAACAGCTCTTAGAGTTAGAGTTCCAGGAGGAGAAATAACTGCTGAACTGCTTCTAAAAATATCTGAAATAGCTTCAAAATATGGAAATGGAAAAGTTCACATAACAACTCGTCAAGGATTTGAAATAAAGGGAATTGATATAGAGAAAATATCTGAAGTTAATAAGGAGATTCAAATTCTAATTGATGGTTTTGGAATTAATCAGCCAAATGGAGAGGGAAATGGTTATCCAGCAGCAGGAACGAGAAACATCACTGCTTGTATAGGAAATGGTGTTTGTCCAAAAGCTCAATATAATACAACTGAGTTTGCAAAGAAAATAGAAAAGGAAATTTTCCCAAATGATTTCCACTTTAAAGTAGCTTTAACAGGTTGCCCTAATGATTGTATAAAAGCAAGAATGCATGATTTTGGAATAATTGGAATGGCTCATCCTATATATGAAAAAGAGAGATGTGTTTCATGTGGAGCATGTGTTAAAAAATGTAAAGGATTGTCAACAGGAGCTCTGAGAGCTGAAAATTACACAGTTATAAGAGAGCACTCTAAATGCATAGGTTGTGGAGAGTGTGTTATAAATTGTCCTACATCAGCTTGGGTAAGAGACGAGAAAAAGTACTATAGACTTTCTATAATGGGAAGAACAGGTAAAAAAAATCCAAGACTTGCTGAGGATTGGCTACTTTGGGCAGATGAAGAGAGTATTATAAAAATAATAAAAAATACTTATAAATATGTTGATAAATATATAAATAGAGCTTTACCAAAAGAGCATATAGGTTATATTGTTGACAGGACAGGATTCCAAGAGTTTAAAAAGATGGCTTTAGAAGGAGTAAATTTAGAATCAATATCTATTCAAAGAAATACAGTTAATTGGAATGGTGTTATTTATTCTGGAGCAGAAAATGATATAGGAAAATAA
- the asrB gene encoding anaerobic sulfite reductase subunit AsrB, whose product MIIMNNIYMPEVGKILSIVQESSIEWLFKVKTNIKPEPGQFIQLSIPMVGEAPISVANYNHEEGWIEFLIRRVGKVTDSIFDLKVGDSIFLRGAYGNSFPLEKYLGKNLIIVAGGSGVAPVRPLIKKFIDNKDTNVELIFGFKDQNSILFKKEIDEWRKKVPMILTVDKGCGIDGECTGLVTEYIPHLKLQDKFDNLEIIIVGPPLMMKFSALEFLKLGIPEEKIWVSFERNMSCAVGKCGHCKIDETYVCLEGPIFNYVKAKKLLD is encoded by the coding sequence GTGATAATAATGAATAATATATACATGCCAGAAGTTGGTAAAATTTTATCAATAGTTCAAGAAAGTTCAATTGAGTGGTTATTTAAAGTAAAAACAAATATAAAACCAGAGCCTGGACAGTTTATTCAGTTGTCTATTCCAATGGTTGGTGAAGCTCCTATATCAGTTGCTAATTACAATCATGAAGAGGGTTGGATAGAGTTTTTAATAAGAAGAGTCGGAAAAGTTACGGATTCAATATTTGATTTAAAAGTAGGAGACTCAATTTTTTTAAGAGGAGCTTATGGAAATAGTTTTCCACTTGAAAAATATTTAGGGAAAAATCTTATTATAGTTGCTGGTGGAAGTGGAGTCGCACCTGTAAGACCTCTAATTAAAAAGTTTATAGATAATAAAGATACAAATGTTGAGCTAATTTTTGGATTTAAAGATCAAAATTCAATTTTATTTAAAAAAGAGATAGACGAGTGGAGAAAAAAAGTTCCTATGATTTTGACTGTTGATAAAGGCTGTGGAATTGATGGAGAATGTACAGGACTTGTAACAGAATATATTCCTCATTTAAAATTACAAGATAAATTTGATAATTTAGAGATTATTATAGTTGGGCCTCCTTTAATGATGAAATTTTCTGCACTAGAATTTTTAAAATTAGGAATTCCTGAAGAAAAAATTTGGGTATCTTTTGAAAGAAATATGTCTTGTGCTGTAGGTAAATGTGGACATTGTAAAATTGATGAAACATATGTTTGTTTAGAAGGACCTATATTTAATTATGTGAAAGCTAAAAAGCTTTTAGATTAG
- a CDS encoding exonuclease subunit SbcD: protein MKILHTSDWHLGKKLEGQSRLNEQKKFIDALETIVDTENIDLILLAGDIYDTYNPSAEAEKLFFDSIKILSKNGEVGIVIIPGNHDNPQRLASVCSLAKDYGVIIYERAFQEIPIGKYGCFNIYNSNQGGIFIEKNGEKIYIYTLPFPSETTLNETFNDIKFNIRIKEILEEGVNQNKDGIPTILMTHIYVAGSMGEGDVALELGGARAIGVDDLPKANYIALGHVHKPMSFKNKNAYYCGSPIEYRVTENKFDKKVFAIDISKDKTTVKDILLENYKPIREYTVMGSEEAIKKSEELSNANEWIYLYVKLDTPLTNSEIRKIKNNKNILEIIPIIETKENIIEVSNYNEQNLEEAFIEFFKEESDGLEPNSNLKKLFLSLIEEGEKIETN, encoded by the coding sequence ATGAAAATACTTCATACTTCTGATTGGCATCTTGGTAAAAAATTAGAAGGCCAATCTAGACTTAATGAGCAAAAGAAGTTTATAGATGCACTAGAAACAATTGTAGACACTGAAAATATAGACTTGATATTATTAGCAGGAGATATTTACGATACATATAATCCATCAGCAGAAGCTGAAAAACTATTCTTTGATAGTATAAAAATATTATCAAAAAATGGAGAAGTGGGTATAGTTATTATTCCTGGAAACCATGATAATCCTCAAAGATTAGCATCGGTTTGCTCTTTAGCTAAAGATTATGGTGTCATCATCTATGAAAGAGCATTTCAGGAAATTCCTATTGGAAAATATGGGTGCTTCAATATATATAACTCCAATCAAGGTGGAATTTTCATAGAAAAAAATGGAGAGAAAATATATATATATACTTTACCATTTCCTAGTGAAACTACTCTTAATGAAACATTTAATGATATAAAGTTTAATATAAGAATAAAAGAAATTTTAGAAGAAGGAGTTAATCAAAACAAAGATGGAATTCCAACTATTTTAATGACACATATATATGTTGCTGGCTCTATGGGTGAAGGAGATGTTGCTTTAGAATTAGGTGGTGCTAGAGCCATTGGTGTAGACGACTTACCCAAAGCTAATTATATCGCTCTTGGACATGTCCATAAACCTATGAGTTTTAAAAATAAAAATGCATACTACTGTGGCTCACCTATTGAGTATAGAGTTACTGAAAATAAATTTGATAAAAAAGTTTTTGCCATAGATATTTCCAAAGATAAAACTACGGTTAAAGATATTTTATTAGAAAATTATAAACCAATTAGAGAATATACAGTTATGGGATCTGAAGAAGCAATTAAAAAATCTGAAGAGCTTTCAAATGCCAACGAATGGATTTATTTATATGTAAAGTTAGATACCCCATTAACAAATTCTGAAATTAGAAAAATTAAAAACAATAAAAATATTTTAGAAATAATTCCAATAATCGAAACAAAAGAAAATATAATTGAAGTTTCAAATTATAACGAACAGAATTTAGAAGAGGCTTTTATTGAATTTTTCAAGGAAGAAAGTGATGGATTAGAGCCAAATAGTAATCTAAAGAAACTTTTTTTAAGTCTTATAGAGGAGGGGGAAAAAATTGAGACCAATTAA
- the murI gene encoding glutamate racemase, whose product MRTIGVFDSGVGGISVLKEILKEFPNDNIIYFGDSLHAPYGDRSIEEIRRLCLKVSDFLVFDKEVDALVIACNTATGAAINIMQERYNIPVVGVVDNGVNEAINSTSNNLIGIIATPATVKMNIYPNTIFKLAPQNSVFQVECPLFVAMIENGWVDSIESDNLIKSYISKFSENIDTLILGCTHYPLITKYISRYFSGKIVNPAKETSKSLKKIIGDGKENLKYNPSRVFFVSGELQKFKKVAEEFLEQPIEDIRKIIL is encoded by the coding sequence ATGAGAACAATTGGAGTATTTGATTCTGGGGTTGGGGGAATTTCAGTTTTAAAAGAGATTTTAAAAGAGTTTCCAAACGATAATATAATATATTTTGGGGATAGTTTACATGCTCCTTATGGGGATAGAAGCATAGAAGAAATAAGAAGATTATGTTTGAAGGTCTCTGATTTTTTGGTTTTTGACAAAGAGGTGGACGCTCTCGTTATTGCGTGTAACACTGCTACTGGAGCCGCAATTAATATAATGCAAGAACGGTATAATATTCCTGTTGTAGGAGTTGTAGATAATGGCGTTAATGAAGCTATAAATAGTACCAGCAACAATCTTATTGGTATTATTGCAACTCCAGCTACAGTTAAAATGAACATATATCCAAATACAATTTTTAAATTGGCGCCCCAAAATAGTGTTTTTCAGGTTGAATGCCCATTATTTGTTGCAATGATTGAAAATGGATGGGTAGATTCTATTGAAAGTGATAACTTAATTAAAAGTTATATCAGTAAGTTTTCTGAAAATATTGATACACTTATTCTAGGATGTACTCATTACCCTTTAATAACTAAATATATATCAAGATATTTTTCAGGAAAAATAGTTAATCCAGCAAAAGAAACATCTAAATCTTTAAAAAAAATTATTGGAGATGGAAAAGAAAATTTAAAATATAATCCTAGTAGAGTTTTTTTTGTAAGTGGAGAGCTACAAAAATTTAAAAAAGTAGCTGAAGAATTTTTAGAACAACCAATCGAAGATATTAGAAAAATTATTTTATAG
- a CDS encoding SbcC/MukB-like Walker B domain-containing protein gives MRPIKLEITGLQSFSKKQSIDFDELTSLGLFGIFGETGSGKSTILDAIILAIFDEIPRTMGRQGKNIKPCLNQDSDVLEVYLKFALGKDIFEITRVYKKKFNRKGEEKFDQMNPILILNGDIIADTVKNVETKIGEYFGIGVSDFTRSVVLPQGKFSDFLKLKGAEKMTMLENIFDLEKYGTQISEKLKFKNNLLKDKISSLQNQIQGKGDISVEVINNLENDYAEKISSLDSIKTRKESLESIYEETKVIKELTQDIEKYNLSLNNLKLNESTIKKYESDIQNHESALLFKERIEDINRLKSDLESKNTELMKSKEIQTKLDIQNNSLKEEENERTYSLNRVSRELDTLKIDYRELDSLRIGIQLLNNLHYKENQLKDSSILLEEFECQLNKNNNSLKDLKETLMKNEKSKEQLEKIDSNQIERKMEEISNLKNDIERSSALNKRLQDLKTTEENIKNSFNSIDIELENLEILSRNNLAVELAKHLSDGNSCPVCGSIHHPHIATSQSDFDSNKLKTLREDKATIERNLIAVQTQIVHIKDELNSIQNLKDIETLKNLLLEKIEEANSLKDSFNKASIEERKLDEIILTCKNNITHIQGDNNKILESISKVNDKILDIKKQILVEQEKIDTLHLENKSLDYMENRKYILEQMDSQSRELINIKITIDEDLKKIKDQLFENLKKIQESTLTIGRLEENISILTIKLNLDETSLNDEIKAQGFNSVNTILTFILDDVSAIELKKNIETHYNEEIRFKSLMDEALFKLDGKTFSKEKWENLQNDYSQIKEDEKKLNEQITTIKTNLERLKTLIKEAEELLNRISILTKEQDDIVMLQKKMEGKKFVKFLARKKLNYIVYQASKRLQQITRGRYTITVDNNCDFNIVDAFNSNFTRECSTLSGGETFIVSLVLALALSSQLQLKGKIQLEFFFLDEGFGTLDSTLLDRVIEILEEIKWKEKMKIGIISHVEDLKIRIPRRLEVSAAVPGEKGSTIKLI, from the coding sequence TTGAGACCAATTAAACTTGAAATAACAGGATTACAAAGTTTTTCTAAAAAACAAAGTATCGATTTTGATGAACTGACCTCTTTAGGCCTTTTTGGTATCTTCGGAGAAACCGGTAGCGGAAAATCAACGATATTAGACGCTATAATTCTGGCTATTTTCGACGAGATTCCAAGAACAATGGGACGACAAGGTAAAAATATAAAACCTTGTTTAAACCAAGATAGTGACGTTTTAGAAGTATACTTAAAATTTGCCCTTGGAAAAGATATATTTGAAATAACCAGAGTTTATAAAAAGAAGTTTAACCGAAAGGGAGAAGAAAAATTTGATCAAATGAATCCAATTTTAATTTTAAATGGAGATATTATAGCGGATACAGTAAAAAATGTAGAAACTAAGATTGGAGAATACTTTGGAATAGGTGTCAGTGATTTTACTAGATCTGTTGTTTTACCACAGGGTAAGTTTAGTGATTTTCTAAAACTAAAAGGTGCCGAAAAAATGACAATGTTGGAAAATATATTCGATTTAGAAAAATATGGAACTCAAATCTCTGAAAAATTAAAATTTAAAAATAATCTATTAAAAGATAAGATTTCTTCTCTACAGAATCAAATTCAAGGCAAAGGAGACATCTCAGTAGAAGTTATAAACAATTTAGAAAATGACTATGCTGAAAAAATATCAAGTTTAGATTCAATCAAAACAAGAAAAGAATCTCTTGAATCAATATATGAGGAAACTAAAGTTATAAAAGAGCTAACTCAAGATATAGAAAAGTACAATTTAAGTTTAAATAATTTAAAATTAAATGAATCCACTATTAAAAAATATGAATCGGATATTCAAAATCATGAGAGTGCTCTACTTTTCAAAGAAAGAATAGAAGATATAAACCGATTAAAGAGTGACTTAGAAAGTAAAAATACTGAACTTATGAAGAGTAAAGAAATTCAAACTAAACTTGATATTCAAAATAATTCTTTAAAAGAAGAAGAAAACGAAAGAACTTACTCTTTAAACAGAGTATCAAGAGAGTTAGATACACTTAAGATAGACTATAGAGAGTTGGATTCTTTAAGAATAGGGATTCAACTCTTAAACAATCTTCATTATAAAGAAAACCAACTGAAAGATTCAAGTATCTTATTAGAAGAGTTTGAGTGTCAACTGAATAAAAATAATAATTCCTTAAAAGATTTAAAAGAAACTCTTATGAAGAATGAAAAATCAAAAGAGCAATTAGAAAAAATTGATAGTAATCAAATTGAAAGAAAAATGGAAGAAATTAGTAATTTAAAAAATGATATTGAAAGAAGTAGTGCTTTAAATAAGAGATTACAAGATTTAAAAACTACTGAAGAAAATATAAAAAATAGTTTTAATTCTATAGATATTGAACTTGAAAATCTTGAAATTCTTAGCAGAAACAATCTTGCAGTTGAATTGGCAAAACATTTATCTGATGGTAATTCTTGTCCTGTTTGTGGATCTATACATCATCCTCATATTGCAACTAGTCAAAGTGATTTTGACTCAAATAAATTAAAAACTTTAAGAGAAGATAAAGCAACTATTGAAAGAAACTTGATAGCTGTTCAAACACAGATAGTTCATATAAAAGATGAATTAAACTCCATACAAAACTTAAAAGATATTGAAACTTTAAAAAATCTATTATTAGAAAAAATAGAAGAAGCTAATAGTTTAAAAGATTCGTTTAACAAAGCATCTATTGAAGAAAGAAAATTAGACGAAATTATATTAACATGTAAGAATAATATTACACATATTCAAGGAGATAACAATAAAATTCTAGAAAGTATCTCAAAAGTAAATGATAAAATATTGGATATCAAAAAACAAATTCTCGTTGAACAAGAAAAAATAGATACCCTTCATTTAGAAAATAAATCGTTAGATTATATGGAAAATAGAAAATATATTTTAGAACAGATGGATAGTCAAAGTAGAGAATTAATAAACATAAAAATAACTATAGATGAAGACTTAAAAAAAATTAAAGATCAGCTGTTTGAAAATCTAAAAAAAATACAAGAAAGTACTTTGACCATAGGTCGATTAGAAGAAAATATAAGCATTTTAACTATTAAATTAAATTTAGATGAAACTTCTTTAAATGATGAAATAAAAGCTCAAGGATTTAACTCAGTAAACACAATCCTTACTTTTATATTAGATGATGTTTCTGCTATTGAATTGAAAAAGAATATTGAAACTCACTATAATGAAGAAATTAGGTTTAAAAGTTTAATGGATGAAGCTCTATTTAAACTAGATGGAAAAACCTTCTCTAAAGAAAAGTGGGAAAATCTTCAAAATGATTATTCTCAAATTAAAGAGGATGAAAAAAAATTAAATGAACAGATAACAACTATTAAAACAAATTTAGAGAGATTAAAAACTCTTATTAAAGAAGCTGAAGAACTTTTAAACCGAATAAGTATTCTCACTAAAGAGCAAGATGATATAGTTATGCTTCAAAAGAAAATGGAAGGTAAGAAGTTTGTTAAATTCTTAGCCAGAAAAAAATTAAATTATATTGTTTATCAAGCTTCAAAGAGATTGCAACAAATTACAAGAGGAAGATACACTATTACTGTTGATAACAATTGTGATTTTAATATTGTGGATGCATTCAATAGTAACTTTACTAGAGAGTGCTCCACTCTTTCTGGCGGTGAAACATTTATTGTTTCATTAGTACTAGCTTTGGCTCTATCTAGCCAACTGCAACTAAAAGGAAAAATTCAATTAGAGTTTTTCTTTTTAGATGAAGGATTCGGTACTTTAGATAGTACTCTTTTAGATAGAGTTATTGAAATTCTTGAAGAGATAAAGTGGAAAGAAAAGATGAAAATTGGAATAATTAGTCATGTTGAAGATCTAAAAATTAGAATCCCTAGAAGGCTAGAAGTTTCAGCAGCTGTTCCTGGAGAAAAAGGAAGTACAATTAAATTAATATAA
- the nagE gene encoding N-acetylglucosamine-specific PTS transporter subunit IIBC, whose product MFSYLQKIGKALMVPVAVLPAAAILLGLGYFIDPVAWGGNSAVAAFFIKSGAAIIDQMPILFAVGVAFGMSKDKNGAAALTGLVGFLVLTNLLSPGAVGQIMKIDNVPVGFSKINNQFIGILVGVISSALYNRFSDVELPKAMSFFSGKRLVPIITSFVMIIVAFILMYIWPGIYNGLVTFGESISGLGAVGAGIYGFLNRLLIPVGLHHALNSVFWFDVAGINDIPKFLGGAQSIANGTGIPGVTGMYQAGFFPIMMFGLLGAAAAFVKTAKPENKDKIKSIMIAAGFATFLTGVTEPLEFAFMFVAPGLYLVHAILTGISVFIAASMHWIAGFGFSAGLIDMLLSSRNPLATQWYMLIVQGLVFFFLYYFIFVFVINKFNLKTPGRETEDTDSTDSTPKAKITSNDELAAALIPLLGGVDNIVSVDNCITRLRLDVKDSSLVNDAAIKKITSGVLKPGKTSVQVIIGTQVEFVANTLKKLTNK is encoded by the coding sequence ATGTTTAGTTATTTACAAAAAATTGGTAAGGCCTTAATGGTTCCAGTTGCTGTTTTACCTGCTGCTGCTATACTATTAGGATTAGGATATTTTATTGACCCAGTTGCTTGGGGAGGGAATAGTGCTGTAGCTGCATTCTTTATTAAATCAGGAGCTGCTATAATAGATCAAATGCCGATATTATTTGCAGTTGGAGTTGCTTTTGGAATGTCTAAGGATAAAAACGGAGCTGCTGCATTAACAGGACTAGTTGGATTCTTAGTACTTACTAACTTATTATCACCTGGAGCTGTTGGGCAGATTATGAAAATTGATAATGTTCCTGTTGGTTTTAGTAAGATAAACAACCAATTTATAGGAATATTAGTGGGAGTAATTTCATCTGCTTTATACAATAGATTTAGTGATGTTGAGTTACCTAAAGCAATGTCTTTCTTTAGTGGAAAAAGATTAGTTCCAATTATTACATCATTTGTTATGATAATAGTGGCATTTATATTAATGTATATTTGGCCAGGTATTTATAACGGATTAGTAACATTTGGAGAATCTATAAGTGGCCTTGGAGCTGTTGGGGCAGGAATCTATGGATTCTTAAATAGATTATTAATTCCTGTTGGATTACACCATGCATTAAACTCTGTATTCTGGTTTGATGTGGCTGGAATAAATGATATACCTAAATTCTTAGGTGGAGCTCAATCTATAGCTAATGGTACAGGAATCCCAGGAGTAACTGGGATGTATCAAGCTGGATTCTTCCCAATCATGATGTTTGGTCTTTTAGGAGCTGCTGCTGCTTTTGTTAAAACAGCTAAGCCAGAAAATAAAGATAAAATTAAATCTATTATGATTGCTGCTGGATTTGCTACATTCTTAACAGGTGTTACAGAGCCTTTAGAGTTTGCATTCATGTTCGTTGCACCAGGATTATATTTAGTTCATGCTATTTTAACAGGAATCTCTGTATTTATAGCTGCTAGTATGCATTGGATTGCTGGATTTGGATTCTCTGCTGGTTTAATAGATATGCTATTATCTTCTAGAAACCCTCTAGCTACTCAATGGTATATGCTTATTGTTCAAGGGTTAGTATTCTTCTTCCTATATTATTTTATATTTGTATTCGTTATAAACAAATTTAACTTAAAAACTCCAGGAAGAGAAACAGAAGATACAGATTCAACAGATTCAACTCCAAAAGCAAAAATAACTTCAAATGACGAGTTAGCTGCTGCTTTAATTCCTTTATTAGGAGGAGTAGATAATATTGTTTCTGTAGATAACTGTATCACAAGATTGAGACTTGATGTTAAAGATTCATCTCTTGTTAATGATGCTGCAATCAAAAAAATAACTAGTGGTGTTTTAAAGCCAGGAAAAACTTCTGTTCAAGTTATTATTGGAACACAGGTTGAATTTGTAGCTAATACTTTGAAAAAATTAACTAATAAGTAA
- a CDS encoding formate/nitrite transporter family protein, protein MFLETIEKVSNAGSTKVKFLKNNFGKYFVLSMFAGFFVGLGILLIFSIGGLAAPTLGPFGARTLMGVAFGVALSLVIICGSELFTGNNFILTISSLSKKTTWAESIQLWTVCFFGNLAGSILCGYLFSLTNLTVHFVPGAESVGKFMITIATLKATAPFWDLFYRGVLCNILVCLAVWCSIKMTSESGKLIMIWWCLFTFITVGLEHSIANMTLFSALMFKDPQFFMGMITNLIPVTLGNFVGGAGLGAAYYYVSKKD, encoded by the coding sequence ATGTTTTTGGAAACAATTGAAAAAGTATCAAATGCTGGGAGTACCAAAGTTAAATTTTTAAAAAATAATTTTGGAAAATATTTTGTTTTATCAATGTTTGCAGGATTTTTTGTTGGATTAGGAATTCTTTTAATTTTTTCTATCGGTGGTCTCGCTGCACCTACACTTGGTCCTTTCGGGGCTAGAACTCTTATGGGAGTTGCATTTGGTGTCGCTCTTAGTTTAGTTATAATCTGTGGAAGTGAACTTTTTACAGGAAATAACTTTATCTTAACTATTTCTTCACTTAGTAAAAAAACGACTTGGGCAGAATCTATTCAATTATGGACAGTATGTTTTTTTGGTAATTTAGCTGGTTCTATTCTATGTGGATATTTATTTTCTCTAACGAATTTAACAGTTCATTTTGTTCCTGGAGCTGAAAGTGTTGGTAAGTTCATGATTACAATAGCAACGTTGAAAGCTACAGCACCATTCTGGGATCTATTTTATAGAGGTGTTCTTTGTAACATTCTAGTTTGCTTAGCTGTTTGGTGTTCTATAAAAATGACTTCTGAATCTGGAAAATTAATTATGATTTGGTGGTGTTTATTTACTTTTATAACAGTAGGATTAGAACATAGTATTGCTAACATGACACTATTTTCCGCTCTAATGTTCAAAGATCCTCAGTTTTTCATGGGAATGATTACAAATTTAATCCCTGTTACTTTAGGAAACTTTGTAGGTGGAGCAGGACTTGGTGCAGCTTACTACTATGTATCAAAAAAAGACTAA